Within the Bombus vancouverensis nearcticus chromosome 10, iyBomVanc1_principal, whole genome shotgun sequence genome, the region CCCACATCACCAGCAGGTGCTGTTGGTAAATCTGCAGCTGCTAGTGATCTGTTGATGAAGCTGGCAAGGACTAGTCCTTATTACAAAAGAAACAGGCCACATATTTGTTCTTTTTGGGTTAAAGGAGAGTGTAAAAGAGGAGAAGAGTGTCCATATCGTCATGAGAAACCTACTGATCCTGATGATCCATTAGCTGATCAAAATATCAAAGATCGTTATTACGGAGTTAACGACCCTGTTGCTGATAAATTAATGCGCCGAGCTGCAGCTATGCCTAAGTTAGACCCACCAGAGGATAAATCCATTACAACTCTCTATGTTGGCAACTTAGGTGATGTTTTAACAGAAAAACAATTACGCGATCATTTCTATCAATACGGTGAAATACGCTCCGTTACTATGGTTCCTCGTCAACAGTGTGCTTTCATTCAGTACACACAGAGAAGCGCCGCCGAAGCAGCAGCAGAAAGAACATTTAACAAACTAATATTAGGAGGGCGAAGATTAACAATTAAATGGGGACGTTCACAAGGAAGGCAAACTGTATCCGCAGCAGAAGCAACTAGAGAAATCTTGGAGCCTGTGCCAGGTTTACCAGGTGCTCTACCACCTCCACCAGAAAGCATGggaaataattttttcaatctACAAACTACTCCTGGCATGATGCCACCAATGATGATTCCACCTCCACCAGTTGCTCCCCAATTTATGTTCCCACCTCAAATGGCAGCTGCCACTGCAACACCTATTTTTCCACCTGGAACAACTCCAATACATTATCCAAGTCAAGATCCATCAAGAATGGGTGCGTCTCAAGGCATAGGAAAACCTTGGCCCGAAGAATAGTAATaacaatattttgatttttattaattgtaattataataaaacgtgtataaaaaaataaatatatatctttgaTTTTGTTTAAACTATTTGTGtcacaataattaataattaataatttctatttttccatATATAATTGTGAATATACGACTGCttagtaaattaattaaatcttaaAAAATGTGCATAATATTATTTGCAAACACAGTTTAATTTCAATGTGTCTCTTTTGGATCTTTGAATTCATACTTTGAGTTCATTGGAACAGCCTTTATGATGAATAGTAGCTTATTGCAACTTGAACTTTAGTAAAAGCGCCATCTACTATGATTGTGAACTAACATTCTTAACAGCTAGCGCGTATTAGCGGCCGCTCCGAGTGTCATCATCGTATTTTAATACGTGTCCATTGGTGCCTGTCCGTCCGGTGTTTCTGCTACGTAACTTTTTTTCTGTAAATCTATGGAGTGTTTTCATCGTCAAATATCTTTGAATTTCTGTCTGTATTAACATAAGGCGCCTAGTGCGCCTTCCCGTCACGGTGAACATGTGTCGGGCTCGATTGTTATTCCACTTTCTGGCGCTTAGCCTACTCCCCTTTGCCCGTCCTGACGAGCACACTCACATCGTAAGTATTCAGAATTGACATATTTTCAAAATGTCAAAGTGGCAAATACGTTACATTCGTGTCCTTGTTGACTTTACAACGTCcacattttatattcttttattacaaTTCGTTCTTTCCTTATCTTACCATAAAGATTTGACGTGGAAAATATATTGTCCATTCATATATTCTTATTTACATTACTTTTTGTGATAAACTACCTTTGTTCTTTATCTTTTCTACAAGTGGTGTAGTTTAATAGGTGATTTTTTTATTACTTGCTAGAGATTGATTCGTTCTACTATGATGTATAGACATGTTAATTGTATTCTATTACATATAAGAGGAATGTGTATTACCAgatgtattttctttccagTACGAAGATAATGATGAAGTTGTACTATGGATGAGTACAGTTGGACCATATCACAACCGTCAAGAAACTTattcatattattcattacCTTTTTGTATGGGTACAAAAGATGTCATTAATCATTATCATGAGACCTTTTCTGAGGCACTGCAAGGCATCGAACTCAAATTTAGTGGCCTGGAAATTGAATTTAAgggtattttaattttattagttagtgataaatattataaatatttatgtgggtaatatatataatacatacatatatacttgGTTACCTCATAGCTGATATCGCCAAAATGGACTATTGTCAAATAAAATTAACAGAAGAAAGTGAAAAAGCTTTCATATATGCAGTGAAGAATCAATATTGGTATAAGATGTATATGGATGATCTACCAATATGGGGTAATGTTTTCCTTTTTCCAATACTAAAATGTGTTACTGTTATATCAAttgattattgtaaaatatttaggtGTTGTGGGAGAACCAGAAGAAAATAATGGAGTTGTATCTTATTACATTTGGACACATAAGAAATTTGATATAGGATATAATGGAAAGCAAATAGTTGATGTAAATTTGACAAGtgaaaataaagtaaaactGGTACAAGATGCAGCTATCTCTTTCAGTTATGAAGTTAACTGGAAGAAGAGTAATGTTAAATTTGAAGACAGATTTGATAAATATCTGGATCCTAATTTTTTCCAACACAGAGTAAGTATTCTGGCAATGTTTGCCTAAATTTGAGCTCAATGTAACGTAAACATATTGACAAAGACACTAAATAGATATAGCAAGAGTAAGTGAGAGGTATTGTCTTTCTTGCTTTCTCTCAATTCTTGTTCCTTGTCATGGAACAAGAGAATATTTtcagaataaaatttttatctgTTACACGATTATTCATTGAACAAATTGGAATTTAAGCAAGCATTATTAATACTATTGCTTTAAAGATTATACATTACTACTAAACTGATCATTGTCCTTTATCTTTTCTAGATTCATTGGTTCAGTATTTTTAATAGTTTTATGATGGTAATATTTCTTGTTGGGCTTGTTTCAATGATTTTAATGCGTACGTTAAGGAAAGATTATGCTAGATATAGTAGGGATGAAGAAATGGATGATATGGAGCGAGATTTAGGAGATGAATATGGATGGAAACAAGTTCATGGAGATGTATTTAGACCAGCTAGTCATGCAATGCTTTTTTCAGCTCTAATAGGCGCAGGCTATCAAGTAATTactttaataatacaaaatttacaaatttaataataaacatttttaggacagtatatttttaagaaacgtgtACTAATAGGCTCTTTTACTTTAAATTTGGCTTTTTACCCTAGGTTACTGTGGTTGTACTTAGTGTTATTATTTTTGCTATCCTTGGAGAGCCGTATACAGAAAGAGGATCGATGTTATCGATAGCAATATTTGTGTATGCTGCAACATCACCTATAAATGGTTATGCGGGAGGAGGCTTATATGCACGTATGGGAGGACGTATTTGGATCAAACAAATGATTCTCAGTGCCTTTATGTTACCTCTTATTGTCTGTGGCACTGCATTCTTCATTAACTTCATTGCAATGTATTATCATGCTAGCCGTGCTATACCATTTGGTTCTATGGAAAGTATTATTTATATAGTACACATTCATttgtacgtatatacgtatctTGTATGTACTaacaagaatattttatttacaggTAGCAGTAacatgtatttgtatatttgttatattaccATTGACATTAGTCGGAACCATATTAGGCCGTAACTTAGCTGGGACACCGGACGCACCATGCAGAGTTAACGCGGTACCTCGACCTATTCCTGAAAAGAAATGGTTTATGGAACCACTTGTTATCATAATGCTTGGTGGTATCTTGCCCTTTGGATCGATATTCATTGAAATGTAAGCTTCATCATTTATATActgtaaaattattatattacagttgttttatccttttttaggtattttatttttacctcATTCTGggcatataaaatttattatgttTATGGATTTATGTTACTAGTATTCGTTATTCTAATGATAGTAACTGTTTGTGTTACTATCGTATGTACATACTTTTTGCTAAACGCCGAAGATTATCGATGGTAAGCATTGTGTTACTGTTTATTGTGTATATTGTTTAACAATGATTGTTTCTTCATTTACATATGCTATCTTGTCTTATAGGCAGTGGACAAGTTTCTTATCGGCCGCCTCAACCGCTGGTTATGTCTACATATATTCCTTTTATTACTTCTTCTTTAAAACAAAGTAAGTTTATAATGCTTGATTACAttgattacaaaataaaattacatttcaaACTTTCTTTTTTCCAGAATGTACGGTCTCTTCCAAACAGCCTTTTACTTTGGTTACATGGCATTGTTCAGTCTTGCCTTAGGTATAATGTGTGGAACTGTTGGTTACGTTGGTACTAATGCATTTGTACGAAAGATCTACTCTACAGTTAAAATAGACTAAAGCACAATGCTAGTGTAACGTCTAAGATGGATTAAATTGAGAACATACAGAGTGAAACCTGCCGGTCTTTATAAAGTAGGACTCTTTTTGGTAGTTTAAGTTATTTACATTATTCGTTATGACGCGCAAATGTAACTTGTCGAAGAGACTATTAAACCGGCATTAATAACATACTAATGTCAATGAAGTGTAgcgtaaatatttaaaaagaaatatttggtaCATCGTTATGTTTCTTCAAAATATTCAGTGAATATTTTATCACTTTACGTCTATTGATGTAACatcataataatattttcatttaaaaaaaaagtgatTAATTTATTTGCTGTAACTTAGTTGTGAAGATGGGTCCTATAGTACAGTACAGTACACATCTGTGAAACGAATAGTTCGCCAATTATTCAAACAGTCATATATAATATTCATCTCATGAGTCACAATTTGGTATTACACAAAATGCAAGATCcgataattatgtaatattttagaATTACTATTTTACTCTTAAAAcaggtaactttataacgttgctcaattttttatttgtttgttgAATTTACTAGAAACTTATTAATTACTCTTTTTTCGGGGGATTTATAGAAAGAAAgttgtataaattaaaaaaatgtttaagaaaTCTCATTGCCTCTTTCAGAATATATATCAACAAATACAAATGTTTGAATtcttgataaaaaatattaacattCCAAAATACCAACGAATGCTAATAATTATGATTGCGAAAATGGAATATGTCGATACtgaaataaatgaaagaaagaagatacATGTTATTAGGTATAAATTGTACAGTATAAATTTTCGATACGATCTATCCAGAATGCAAGGGATATACTTTAGTTAGCATAATTAGAAACAGTACCCCAGTTGTGTGACTCTGTTTTGAGATTTTAGTTATATACATAACGCTTGATTACCAATAATTCGAGTAACGTTAATTTATAGATAAGCTAGACAGTAGGATTAAAGAAAGAATGTGGATAATACGAAATTTTTTTACTATTGGCTATGTATCACATATTTTCTTTGATATAAatagtttttattttaaatgaatGACTTCTGAAATGTGAATGCATTGATAAAATGTAAAGTATTGTGAGTCTATAACCGGTGGTAAAATGATTTTTTCACTTGTGATCCTCTTCACACGACTAAATATCTAAGAACACGTTTAAGCGTTGCTGAGAAAAAAAGTAAATCGAGAGGATTGTGGAATTTAGGAATGGCAGTGAATGTGTTTATCCTAATGCGATGCATCGAGCGACAAATATCAATGAGAATATTTGAATGAACATACAGTTTGTTATTAAACGTAGCAGttctaagaaatataaaatttctacgtACAACAAAAATATgatctatttttatttatacaccATTGATCTTTATCTACCTATATTACAGTGTTATCTCGCTAGCGGGAACTTTACCTTGTTAATTGGATAAATTCCGACCCGTGGCCTACGACCTAAGGAAGAACTTATGTTTATATAAAAACTTTAACTTTATGTGAAATAGGTAGAAAATCAACAAAGATATTGAAATTCTAAGGCCAGTAGTTTGTATAAAAGCAATTGAATgataaaatagaagaaataggacaagtgaaataaaaaaacaaatataaCGCTGAGCTCTGAAAATAGTTT harbors:
- the TM9SF3 gene encoding transmembrane 9 superfamily protein member 3: MCRARLLFHFLALSLLPFARPDEHTHIYEDNDEVVLWMSTVGPYHNRQETYSYYSLPFCMGTKDVINHYHETFSEALQGIELKFSGLEIEFKADIAKMDYCQIKLTEESEKAFIYAVKNQYWYKMYMDDLPIWGVVGEPEENNGVVSYYIWTHKKFDIGYNGKQIVDVNLTSENKVKLVQDAAISFSYEVNWKKSNVKFEDRFDKYLDPNFFQHRIHWFSIFNSFMMVIFLVGLVSMILMRTLRKDYARYSRDEEMDDMERDLGDEYGWKQVHGDVFRPASHAMLFSALIGAGYQVTVVVLSVIIFAILGEPYTERGSMLSIAIFVYAATSPINGYAGGGLYARMGGRIWIKQMILSAFMLPLIVCGTAFFINFIAMYYHASRAIPFGSMETVTCICIFVILPLTLVGTILGRNLAGTPDAPCRVNAVPRPIPEKKWFMEPLVIIMLGGILPFGSIFIEMYFIFTSFWAYKIYYVYGFMLLVFVILMIVTVCVTIVCTYFLLNAEDYRWQWTSFLSAASTAGYVYIYSFYYFFFKTKMYGLFQTAFYFGYMALFSLALGIMCGTVGYVGTNAFVRKIYSTVKID
- the LOC117158273 gene encoding pre-mRNA-splicing factor RBM22; this encodes MATSKTTNMYNRQNWEDAEFPILCQTCLGDNPYIRMTKERYGKECKICMRPFTVFRWCPGARMRFKKTEVCQTCSRLKNVCQTCLLDLEYGLPIQVRDAALKIKDDLPRSDVNKEYYVQNIDSEIGKIDPTSPAGAVGKSAAASDLLMKLARTSPYYKRNRPHICSFWVKGECKRGEECPYRHEKPTDPDDPLADQNIKDRYYGVNDPVADKLMRRAAAMPKLDPPEDKSITTLYVGNLGDVLTEKQLRDHFYQYGEIRSVTMVPRQQCAFIQYTQRSAAEAAAERTFNKLILGGRRLTIKWGRSQGRQTVSAAEATREILEPVPGLPGALPPPPESMGNNFFNLQTTPGMMPPMMIPPPPVAPQFMFPPQMAAATATPIFPPGTTPIHYPSQDPSRMGASQGIGKPWPEE